From Candidatus Atelocyanobacterium thalassa isolate ALOHA, a single genomic window includes:
- the pheS gene encoding phenylalanine--tRNA ligase subunit alpha: MEITSNTLEIELKSLQEEALKEITSTISLKDLEQLRIFYLGKKGKLSQILRGMSKLDSSKRPYVGSFANKVKNVVQKQLDEKLHDLSFAELKAKILSESLDVTMPGETNLLGNIHPLNNTRDKILDIFIGLGYQVSTGPHIETDYYNFEALNIPPDHPARDMQDTFFLTNGDLMRTHTSPVQIHYMEKNVPPIRIVAPGRVYRRDTVDSTHSAVFHQIEILAVDKGLTFTNLKGTVKEFLRQFFGEELPIKFRASYFPFTEPSIEVDVQWKGKWLEIMGCGMVDPNVLEAVGYDPEIYTGFAAGLGVERFAMVLHKIDDIRRLYTNDLRFLEQF, from the coding sequence ATGGAAATAACTTCTAATACTTTAGAAATAGAGTTAAAATCTCTCCAGGAAGAGGCTTTAAAGGAAATAACCTCTACCATAAGTCTAAAAGATTTGGAGCAACTTAGAATCTTTTATTTAGGGAAAAAAGGAAAATTATCTCAAATATTGAGAGGAATGAGCAAACTAGATTCTTCAAAAAGACCTTATGTAGGCTCATTCGCAAACAAAGTTAAAAATGTTGTTCAAAAACAATTGGATGAGAAACTTCATGATTTAAGTTTTGCTGAGTTAAAAGCAAAAATACTTTCAGAAAGTTTGGATGTTACTATGCCTGGTGAAACAAACTTGTTAGGCAATATTCACCCATTAAATAACACTAGAGATAAAATACTAGATATTTTCATTGGATTGGGTTATCAAGTTTCTACAGGACCTCATATCGAAACAGATTACTATAATTTCGAAGCTTTAAATATACCTCCTGATCATCCAGCTCGAGATATGCAGGATACATTTTTTTTAACAAATGGCGACTTAATGAGAACCCATACTTCACCTGTACAGATTCATTACATGGAGAAGAATGTTCCACCTATTCGAATAGTTGCTCCAGGTAGGGTATATCGTAGAGATACTGTAGATTCGACTCATTCTGCAGTATTTCATCAGATAGAAATTTTGGCAGTTGATAAAGGATTAACATTTACAAATTTAAAAGGCACTGTTAAAGAATTTTTACGGCAGTTTTTTGGAGAAGAATTACCAATTAAATTTCGTGCCAGCTATTTTCCCTTTACTGAGCCTTCAATAGAAGTAGATGTTCAATGGAAAGGAAAATGGCTTGAAATTATGGGTTGTGGAATGGTAGATCCAAATGTCTTAGAAGCTGTGGGATATGACCCAGAAATTTATACTGGATTTGCAGCTGGGTTGGGAGTTGAAAGATTTGCTATGGTACTACATAAAATTGACGATATTCGACGTCTTTACACTAATGATTTGCGTTTTCTAGAACAATTCTAA
- the pyk gene encoding pyruvate kinase, translated as MRSYSMPRRTKIVATIGPATQDKEILRKLILAGATTFRLNFSHGDHECHAQSIKLIRQIAFELHQPVAILQDLQGPKIRLGLFKNNSITLEAGDSFILTSREVECNKEISYVTYKNLIKEVPEQARILMDDGKVEMLVEKVDIDNQNLYCRVVIGGILSNNKGVNFPGISLSVKALTTKDKKDLIFGLENQVDWVALSFVRSSQDILEVKEIITNAGKNIPIIAKIEKHEAIDNMEQILNLCDGVMVARGDLGVELPPEDVPILQKRLIATANNLGIPVITATQMLDSMVNNPRPTRAEVSDVANAILDGTDAVMLSNETAVGKYPVQAVKTMATIAERIEKEPTTIKISSQRKQSITNAISAAVSQIAEQLNAAAIMSLTKTGLTARNISKFRPHIPILAVTPRIDVARQLQLVWGLETLLVLDSPSATQTFQSAINVAQENNLLKDGDLVVMTAGSIQGITGSTDLIKIETIRAILGKGIGVGQGLASGRARIASYAKDLNNFESGDILVVPETNAQFVEIMRKASGVITEESSLDSHAAVIGTRLGVPVILGFKDATKNISEGIIITIDTEKGQVYSGITKDKYC; from the coding sequence ATGCGATCTTATTCTATGCCTCGTCGAACTAAGATAGTGGCAACTATTGGTCCTGCTACTCAAGACAAAGAAATTCTACGCAAATTAATTTTGGCTGGCGCAACTACCTTTCGTCTTAATTTTTCCCATGGTGATCATGAATGTCATGCACAAAGTATTAAGCTTATCCGACAAATTGCTTTTGAATTACATCAACCTGTAGCTATTCTTCAAGATTTACAAGGACCTAAAATTCGTCTTGGATTATTTAAAAACAATTCCATAACTCTCGAAGCTGGTGATTCTTTTATTCTTACAAGCAGAGAAGTAGAATGTAATAAAGAAATTAGTTACGTTACATATAAAAATTTAATAAAAGAGGTTCCAGAACAGGCAAGAATTTTAATGGATGATGGCAAAGTCGAAATGCTAGTTGAGAAAGTTGATATTGATAATCAAAATTTATATTGCAGAGTAGTTATTGGCGGGATTTTGTCTAATAATAAAGGTGTTAATTTTCCGGGAATTTCCTTATCCGTAAAAGCGTTAACAACTAAAGATAAAAAAGATCTGATCTTTGGTTTGGAAAATCAAGTAGATTGGGTCGCATTAAGTTTTGTAAGAAGTTCGCAAGATATTTTAGAAGTGAAAGAAATTATAACTAATGCAGGAAAAAATATTCCGATAATTGCAAAAATTGAAAAACACGAAGCTATTGACAATATGGAACAAATTCTCAATTTATGTGATGGTGTAATGGTTGCCAGAGGGGACTTAGGCGTTGAGTTACCACCAGAAGATGTTCCTATTTTACAAAAACGCTTAATTGCCACTGCAAACAATTTAGGAATCCCCGTAATTACTGCTACTCAGATGTTAGATAGCATGGTTAATAATCCTCGTCCTACTCGTGCAGAAGTGTCTGATGTAGCCAATGCAATTTTAGATGGTACTGATGCAGTCATGTTATCAAATGAAACAGCTGTAGGAAAATATCCTGTTCAGGCTGTCAAAACTATGGCGACTATTGCCGAACGTATAGAAAAAGAGCCTACAACCATAAAAATTTCCTCTCAGAGAAAACAATCTATTACTAATGCAATTTCGGCAGCAGTTAGTCAAATTGCCGAACAATTAAACGCAGCTGCAATAATGTCTTTAACAAAAACAGGCTTAACTGCTCGTAATATTTCTAAATTTCGTCCTCATATTCCAATATTGGCTGTAACTCCTCGAATAGATGTTGCAAGACAATTACAATTAGTTTGGGGGTTGGAAACTTTATTAGTTTTAGATTCACCATCAGCTACTCAGACTTTCCAATCAGCAATTAATGTAGCTCAAGAAAATAATTTACTTAAAGACGGAGATTTGGTCGTCATGACAGCTGGAAGTATTCAAGGGATAACGGGATCAACCGACTTAATAAAGATAGAGACGATTAGAGCAATACTAGGTAAAGGTATAGGTGTTGGGCAGGGTTTAGCAAGTGGTAGAGCAAGAATTGCTAGTTATGCTAAAGATTTAAATAACTTTGAATCAGGAGATATTTTAGTAGTACCTGAAACAAATGCACAATTTGTAGAAATCATGAGAAAAGCATCAGGAGTTATTACAGAGGAATCAAGCCTAGACAGCCATGCTGCAGTAATTGGAACTCGTTTAGGTGTACCAGTTATTCTTGGCTTTAAAGATGCAACTAAAAATATTTCCGAAGGTATAATCATCACCATAGATACTGAAAAAGGACAAGTCTATTCTGGTATTACTAAGGATAAATATTGTTAG
- a CDS encoding potassium channel family protein: MALYSFEEKYQRLRKELIGGAFALGGVFLSGTLWYYLIERWSLTEAAYMTMITLSTVGFSEVHPLDDNSKLFTILLISMGVITIGYIVNRLTEALIQGYFQEGIRQRQEKRLIDTLEHHCIVCGYGRTARQVALEFTAEDVPFVIIDSRPEQVEEAKQLGYIVIQGDATLDECLINAKIDKAVCLVSALTSDAENLYTVLSAKTLNPKIRAIARASTEEAVLKLQRAGADAVVSPYITGGKRLASAALRPQVMDFVDGILTGSDRTFYMEEFLVDPKYCPCVGQTLSEARLRLQSGALVLAIRRSDGALLGGPTGETELMAGDLLICMGTPEQLRQLNQILGPINRSANLKPPRNQNNFKNL; this comes from the coding sequence ATGGCTCTATACTCTTTTGAAGAAAAATATCAACGACTACGGAAAGAATTGATTGGTGGAGCATTTGCTTTAGGAGGAGTTTTTCTTTCTGGGACACTTTGGTATTATTTAATCGAGAGATGGTCATTAACAGAAGCAGCTTATATGACCATGATAACCCTTTCTACAGTGGGTTTCTCAGAAGTTCACCCCTTAGATGATAATTCTAAACTATTTACTATTCTTCTCATTTCGATGGGGGTTATCACTATTGGTTATATTGTTAATCGTTTAACAGAAGCGTTAATTCAAGGCTATTTTCAAGAAGGAATTCGACAAAGACAGGAGAAGCGTTTGATAGATACTTTAGAACATCACTGTATTGTTTGTGGTTATGGACGTACTGCTCGCCAAGTTGCATTAGAATTTACTGCCGAGGACGTTCCTTTTGTTATCATTGATTCTCGACCTGAACAAGTGGAAGAGGCAAAACAATTAGGTTATATAGTGATTCAAGGGGATGCTACTTTAGATGAATGTCTAATAAACGCAAAAATAGATAAGGCAGTTTGTCTAGTTTCTGCTTTAACTTCTGATGCAGAAAATCTTTACACTGTACTTTCTGCTAAAACTTTGAATCCAAAAATTAGAGCAATTGCTAGAGCTAGTACCGAAGAAGCCGTTCTTAAATTGCAAAGAGCTGGAGCTGATGCAGTTGTTTCACCTTATATTACAGGAGGAAAAAGGCTAGCTTCTGCCGCTTTAAGACCCCAAGTTATGGATTTTGTAGATGGTATTCTGACCGGCAGTGATCGTACATTTTATATGGAAGAATTTCTCGTTGATCCTAAGTATTGTCCTTGTGTAGGACAAACTTTAAGTGAAGCAAGACTTAGGCTTCAATCAGGAGCATTAGTTTTAGCTATTCGGCGTTCTGATGGTGCCTTGCTGGGTGGTCCAACAGGAGAAACAGAACTGATGGCAGGAGACTTACTTATTTGTATGGGTACTCCTGAACAGTTACGTCAACTTAATCAAATACTAGGACCCATTAATCGTTCTGCTAACTTAAAACCACCAAGAAATCAGAATAATTTTAAAAATCTATAA
- the pheT gene encoding phenylalanine--tRNA ligase subunit beta, which produces MKISVKWLRELTNFNFSHEELADILTVVGLEVDECENLNEWVNGIVVGLIKDCQPHPDAQKLNICKVDIGVEKLLNIVCGASNVEIGKYVPVATLGSYLPTIDLKIEPTELRGINSEGMICSLSEIGLSKESSGIHIFEENALTIGQNVAPLLGLDDVILSVMPTANRPDAMSMIGIARELASLTGNTVNSPRDIKNFIFEHKNNFLKIEVKDINACPIYIGTIIKNATVTSSPKWLQQKLKVSGIEPINNIVDVTNLVLLEWGQPMHAFDLKKLNKIADNSNELKIGIRYSNNEETLQILDGSSKELNKKNLIITSNDVPVALAGIMGGKTTEIDNQTQDIFLETALFDQVVIRHSSKNQNLRTEASIRYERGVNQFELEIASQNAISLIEELTGGTAVTQSIIDNRSQVNISQITLRLERVHKILGPVWRDGLKSFITSEEVHNILKNLGCKLDLTDKISNVWSVVVPSYRYRDLHREIDLIEEIARIYGYGNFCDELPYKTEPGKLSQEYCIERKLREAFRSTGLHELVQYSLVKPEKADIVLANPLLTEYSALRNNLLDGLINTFAYNQSQGNRPLNGFEIGKIFHSIDGQNRESDRISGIMGGTFLVEGRWTTGGKVPPMTWYKSKGVLDSIFKKFKIIVEYKTHKEDKRLHPERTASLWLNNKFLGIFGQLHPQICQELNLIGAVYGFELDFQLLLDTLNQETFLTPTFKPYSFYPPIELDLAFFVSLDIPVNQLIQKMKEVGGNLLKEIELFDDYRGESVPERQRNLAFSLLYRSNERTLTDKDVGTIHNKVRESLVEEFNVTLRS; this is translated from the coding sequence ATGAAAATATCCGTTAAATGGCTAAGGGAACTAACAAATTTTAACTTTTCCCATGAAGAATTAGCTGATATCTTAACAGTTGTTGGTTTAGAAGTAGATGAATGTGAAAATCTTAATGAATGGGTTAATGGAATCGTAGTCGGTTTAATTAAAGATTGTCAGCCTCATCCTGACGCTCAAAAATTAAATATTTGCAAAGTTGATATTGGAGTAGAAAAGCTACTCAACATTGTATGTGGTGCATCCAATGTTGAGATTGGCAAATATGTTCCTGTCGCAACTTTAGGATCATATCTACCTACAATAGACTTAAAAATTGAACCTACAGAATTACGAGGAATTAATTCTGAAGGAATGATTTGTTCTTTATCAGAGATTGGACTATCGAAAGAATCATCTGGAATTCATATTTTTGAAGAAAACGCTCTAACAATAGGACAAAATGTTGCTCCTTTATTAGGGTTGGATGATGTTATTTTAAGTGTTATGCCTACTGCTAACCGACCTGATGCAATGAGTATGATTGGAATTGCTAGAGAGTTAGCATCTTTAACAGGTAATACAGTTAATTCTCCTAGGGATATCAAAAATTTTATTTTTGAACATAAGAATAATTTTTTGAAAATAGAAGTTAAAGATATTAATGCTTGTCCAATTTATATTGGAACTATTATTAAGAATGCAACAGTAACCTCTTCCCCAAAATGGTTACAACAAAAACTTAAAGTTTCAGGGATAGAACCTATTAACAATATAGTAGATGTAACTAATCTAGTCTTACTAGAATGGGGACAACCTATGCATGCTTTTGATCTTAAAAAATTAAACAAAATTGCAGATAACAGTAATGAATTAAAAATTGGGATACGTTATTCTAATAATGAAGAAACCTTGCAAATATTAGATGGTTCTAGTAAAGAATTAAACAAAAAAAATTTAATAATTACCTCTAATGATGTTCCTGTAGCTCTTGCAGGAATTATGGGAGGGAAAACAACAGAAATTGATAATCAAACTCAAGATATTTTTTTGGAGACAGCATTGTTTGATCAAGTAGTTATACGTCATTCTTCAAAAAATCAAAACTTGCGTACTGAAGCTTCTATAAGATATGAAAGAGGGGTTAATCAATTTGAATTAGAAATAGCCTCTCAGAATGCTATCAGCCTAATCGAAGAATTGACTGGAGGAACAGCAGTTACCCAAAGTATAATTGATAATCGTTCCCAAGTTAATATTTCTCAAATAACTCTTCGTTTAGAACGTGTTCACAAAATTTTAGGACCGGTTTGGAGAGATGGTTTAAAATCTTTTATTACTTCAGAAGAAGTTCACAATATTCTAAAAAATTTAGGATGTAAACTAGATTTAACTGACAAAATTAGTAATGTCTGGTCAGTTGTTGTTCCATCTTATCGTTATCGAGATCTACATAGAGAAATTGATTTAATAGAAGAGATAGCTCGTATTTATGGGTATGGAAACTTTTGTGATGAGCTACCTTACAAAACAGAACCTGGAAAACTTTCTCAAGAATATTGTATTGAGCGTAAACTTAGAGAAGCATTTCGTTCTACTGGGTTACATGAATTGGTACAGTACTCTCTTGTAAAACCAGAAAAGGCTGATATAGTTCTTGCAAATCCTTTATTAACAGAATACTCGGCTCTAAGAAATAATTTATTAGATGGTCTAATTAATACGTTTGCCTATAATCAATCTCAAGGAAATAGGCCTCTAAATGGATTTGAAATTGGTAAAATTTTTCATAGTATTGACGGGCAAAATCGAGAATCAGACAGGATATCCGGTATAATGGGAGGTACTTTTCTAGTAGAAGGGCGCTGGACAACGGGAGGAAAAGTACCTCCCATGACTTGGTATAAATCAAAAGGTGTCTTAGATAGTATTTTTAAAAAATTTAAGATCATAGTGGAATACAAAACCCACAAAGAAGATAAGAGATTGCATCCGGAACGTACAGCTTCCTTATGGCTAAATAATAAATTTTTAGGAATATTTGGACAGTTACACCCTCAAATATGTCAAGAGCTAAACTTAATTGGTGCTGTATATGGGTTTGAACTAGATTTTCAGCTTTTATTAGATACTCTTAATCAAGAAACTTTTTTAACACCTACATTTAAGCCTTATTCTTTTTATCCTCCTATAGAACTAGACTTAGCATTTTTCGTTTCCCTGGATATCCCTGTAAATCAACTTATTCAAAAAATGAAAGAAGTGGGGGGAAATTTATTAAAAGAAATAGAATTGTTTGACGATTATCGAGGAGAAAGTGTACCAGAGAGACAAAGGAATTTAGCTTTCAGTTTACTTTACCGTTCTAATGAACGTACATTAACTGATAAAGATGTAGGAACTATTCATAATAAAGTTCGTGAATCTTTAGTAGAAGAATTTAATGTTACACTTCGTAGTTAA
- a CDS encoding TrmH family RNA methyltransferase translates to MITSTKNPLIKQIRELRNVKKRREKGIFFFEGTHLLMTACEENCSLLTLLFTEKWKIENFKLWEIASRLTKRYETVSPEVLKSITTTVNPDGVIVTALSRPFDKAKTDIKLGLILERLQDPGNLGTIIRTAVATNIDGIWLSSDSVNIDNSKVIRASAGAWFKAPLVITSNLKDIVMNYKNQGVNVVATLPNAKKNYWDLDLTRPTIILLGNEGSGLSEQLVNMADETVKIPLEQNIESLNVAVTGALILYEAKRQRTLL, encoded by the coding sequence ATGATTACAAGTACTAAAAATCCCTTGATTAAGCAAATTCGTGAACTACGTAATGTAAAGAAACGAAGAGAAAAAGGAATATTTTTTTTCGAGGGAACTCATTTGCTTATGACAGCCTGTGAAGAGAATTGTTCCCTACTTACTTTGCTATTCACTGAAAAGTGGAAAATAGAAAATTTTAAATTATGGGAGATAGCTTCTAGACTTACAAAACGATATGAAACTGTTTCACCAGAAGTTTTGAAGAGTATTACAACCACCGTAAATCCTGACGGAGTAATAGTCACAGCATTGTCTAGACCTTTCGATAAGGCTAAAACTGATATCAAATTAGGTTTGATTTTAGAAAGGTTACAAGATCCAGGAAATCTAGGAACTATTATTCGTACAGCTGTCGCTACAAATATTGACGGTATTTGGCTCAGTAGCGATAGTGTAAATATTGATAATTCAAAAGTCATAAGAGCGTCTGCTGGTGCTTGGTTTAAAGCCCCTTTAGTAATCACATCTAATCTGAAAGATATAGTGATGAATTATAAAAATCAAGGTGTTAATGTAGTTGCAACTTTGCCAAATGCAAAGAAGAATTATTGGGACTTAGATTTGACGAGACCCACAATAATTCTATTGGGCAATGAAGGTTCTGGATTGTCGGAACAGTTAGTTAACATGGCAGATGAGACGGTTAAAATTCCATTAGAACAAAATATAGAATCACTAAATGTAGCGGTTACTGGAGCTTTGATTTTATATGAAGCCAAAAGACAGAGAACTTTGTTGTAA
- the fabF gene encoding beta-ketoacyl-ACP synthase II codes for MTNSHLKKVVITGLGAITPIGNNLNEYWDSLMAGRSGITKISYFDAQYHVCRIAGEVKDFNPYDYLDRKDVKRMDRFCQFGVSASLQALADSQLVINEANADQIGIIIGTGIGGVKVLEDQQEIYLKRGPSRCSPFTIPTMIGNMASGLTAIYTGAKGPNTCTVTACAAGSHAIGDSFRLIQQGYAKAMICGGAEAAITPLSLAGFGSAKALSTRNDDPEKASRPFDKDRDGFVMGEGSGILILEELDHALKRKAKIYGEIVGYGMTCDAYHMTAPSPDGDGASRAIRLALQDGNINSRQVGYINAHGTSTTANDVIETKAIKKIFNDYAYEIPISSTKSMTGHLLGGSGGIEAVATVMAIAEQKIPPTINLEIPDVKCDLDYVPNKSRSIKLDIALSNSFGFGGHNVTLAFKKYNKNK; via the coding sequence ATGACAAATTCACATTTAAAGAAAGTAGTAATAACAGGATTAGGTGCAATTACTCCTATCGGCAATAATCTTAATGAATATTGGGATAGTTTAATGGCTGGACGTAGTGGGATCACCAAAATCAGTTACTTTGATGCTCAGTATCATGTTTGTCGCATTGCAGGAGAGGTTAAAGATTTTAATCCTTATGATTATTTAGATCGTAAAGATGTAAAACGTATGGATCGTTTCTGTCAATTTGGAGTATCGGCTAGTCTACAAGCATTAGCTGATTCGCAATTGGTAATTAATGAAGCTAATGCTGATCAAATAGGAATTATTATTGGTACTGGGATAGGTGGAGTAAAAGTTCTAGAAGATCAGCAGGAAATTTACTTAAAACGTGGTCCTAGTCGTTGCAGCCCTTTCACGATCCCTACAATGATTGGTAATATGGCTTCTGGACTCACAGCTATTTATACAGGGGCCAAAGGCCCTAATACTTGCACTGTAACAGCTTGTGCCGCTGGTTCTCATGCTATTGGTGATTCTTTTCGGCTCATACAACAAGGTTACGCTAAAGCTATGATATGTGGTGGGGCAGAAGCAGCAATTACTCCTTTGTCATTAGCAGGATTTGGTTCGGCAAAAGCCTTATCGACCAGGAATGATGACCCTGAGAAAGCTAGTCGCCCTTTTGATAAAGATCGAGATGGATTCGTTATGGGTGAAGGTTCAGGGATTTTAATTCTTGAAGAACTGGATCATGCCCTCAAAAGAAAAGCGAAAATTTATGGGGAAATTGTTGGTTACGGGATGACATGTGATGCTTATCACATGACTGCACCTTCACCAGATGGCGATGGTGCATCTCGAGCTATCAGGCTTGCTTTGCAAGACGGAAATATTAATTCTAGACAAGTAGGATATATCAATGCTCATGGTACGAGTACTACTGCAAATGATGTCATAGAAACAAAGGCAATTAAAAAAATATTTAACGACTATGCTTACGAAATTCCTATAAGTTCAACTAAATCAATGACAGGCCATTTGTTAGGAGGTTCAGGCGGAATTGAGGCAGTGGCGACAGTTATGGCCATCGCCGAACAAAAAATACCCCCTACAATTAATTTAGAGATCCCAGATGTTAAATGTGATCTCGACTATGTTCCTAACAAAAGTCGTTCAATAAAACTAGATATTGCCTTATCCAATTCTTTTGGTTTTGGAGGACATAACGTTACATTGGCGTTTAAGAAATACAATAAAAACAAATAA
- a CDS encoding DUF4346 domain-containing protein — protein sequence MKTVEQLDKKLSKRYINLDPGGYFIIYIDSSQDLICAKYFTNIINDKGLAVDPESREVISVKNKVTRNADQIFTARSAKELCIKIIENNNCPITRLDHAAYLGREFTKAELALTQGRKYIQD from the coding sequence ATGAAAACAGTCGAACAACTCGATAAAAAACTTTCTAAACGTTATATAAATCTTGACCCAGGAGGATATTTCATAATTTATATCGATAGTAGTCAAGATCTGATTTGTGCTAAATATTTTACCAATATCATTAATGATAAAGGACTAGCTGTTGATCCAGAAAGTAGAGAAGTTATTTCTGTAAAAAATAAAGTAACTCGTAATGCTGATCAAATCTTCACGGCACGTAGTGCAAAAGAATTATGTATAAAAATTATTGAAAATAATAATTGCCCCATCACCAGACTAGATCATGCTGCTTATCTTGGTCGAGAATTCACGAAAGCCGAATTAGCCTTGACTCAGGGAAGAAAATATATTCAAGACTAG
- the murA gene encoding UDP-N-acetylglucosamine 1-carboxyvinyltransferase yields the protein MTSYIEKKQSVLEIQGQNSLNGQVRVSGAKNSALVLMAGSILCFEDCRLSNIPALADIDRMSQILTAIGVKLKKNGDSIEINAQNIGQNKAPYELVSQLRASFFVIGPLLARLGKTRVPLPGGCAIGARPVDLHVRGLQAMGADVQIEHGVVHACIKNNHKKLQGAKIYLDYPSVGATETIMMAATLAEGETTIENCAQEPEIVDLANFCRSMGAKIKGDGTKRITISGVDYLHSTEYCVIPDRIEAGTLLIAGAITQSEISLKPVFPEHLASIIAKLKEVGPRVIVEGTDSVTLIPHPLKATNFKTLPFPGFPTDMQAQFMALLSVSKGSSVITETVFENRLRHIAELQRMGANIRVEGNIAVVQGVPFLSGAPVMATDLRASAALVLAGLAAHGKTTIQGLHHLDRGYDNLEGKLRKLGANLRRIDISCNEESSVERSIQI from the coding sequence ATGACATCCTATATAGAAAAGAAACAATCAGTTTTAGAAATTCAAGGTCAAAATTCTTTGAATGGACAAGTTCGTGTAAGTGGTGCCAAAAATTCAGCTTTAGTTTTAATGGCTGGGTCAATTCTTTGTTTTGAAGATTGTCGTCTTAGTAATATTCCTGCTTTGGCTGATATTGATCGCATGTCTCAAATTCTTACAGCCATTGGAGTAAAACTTAAAAAAAATGGAGACAGTATAGAAATAAATGCCCAAAATATAGGGCAAAATAAAGCTCCTTATGAATTAGTATCACAACTTCGAGCTAGTTTTTTCGTAATTGGTCCTTTATTGGCAAGGTTAGGGAAGACTCGTGTTCCCTTGCCAGGTGGCTGTGCTATAGGTGCTAGACCAGTAGATCTTCATGTAAGAGGATTACAAGCTATGGGGGCAGATGTTCAAATCGAACATGGAGTAGTTCATGCTTGTATTAAAAATAATCACAAGAAACTACAAGGAGCTAAGATCTATTTAGATTATCCTAGTGTTGGTGCTACAGAGACAATTATGATGGCTGCAACTTTAGCAGAAGGAGAAACTACAATTGAGAACTGCGCACAAGAGCCTGAGATTGTCGACTTAGCAAACTTTTGCCGTTCTATGGGCGCAAAAATAAAAGGTGATGGGACTAAACGAATTACCATATCAGGAGTAGATTACCTTCATAGCACTGAATATTGTGTAATTCCTGATCGTATTGAGGCAGGAACATTACTTATAGCAGGTGCAATTACTCAATCTGAGATTAGTTTAAAGCCTGTTTTTCCTGAACATTTAGCTTCTATCATTGCTAAGTTAAAAGAAGTTGGTCCTAGAGTCATTGTTGAAGGAACAGATTCCGTAACATTAATTCCTCATCCTTTAAAAGCTACTAATTTCAAAACTCTTCCTTTCCCAGGTTTTCCTACAGATATGCAAGCTCAATTCATGGCTTTGCTTTCTGTTAGTAAGGGTAGTAGCGTAATCACAGAGACCGTTTTCGAGAATCGTTTACGTCACATAGCAGAGTTACAACGAATGGGGGCAAATATTCGAGTTGAAGGTAATATTGCCGTGGTACAAGGGGTACCTTTTTTATCTGGCGCTCCTGTTATGGCTACTGATTTAAGAGCTTCTGCAGCTCTTGTTCTAGCTGGGTTAGCTGCTCATGGGAAAACAACTATACAAGGTTTACATCATCTTGATCGTGGGTACGATAATCTAGAGGGTAAATTACGTAAATTAGGAGCAAATTTACGTAGAATCGATATTTCTTGTAATGAAGAAAGCTCAGTGGAACGCTCTATTCAAATTTAA
- the acpP gene encoding acyl carrier protein — MNQEIFEKVKVIVIDKLEVKEEQVTLEANFANDLSADSLDTVELVMALEDEFDIEIPDDDAEKISTVKAAVDYIEQAKGKDL, encoded by the coding sequence ATGAACCAAGAAATATTTGAAAAAGTAAAAGTTATTGTCATCGATAAACTTGAGGTAAAAGAAGAACAAGTTACACTCGAGGCAAATTTTGCTAATGATTTAAGTGCTGATTCTTTAGATACAGTAGAACTAGTAATGGCTTTAGAAGATGAGTTCGATATCGAAATTCCTGATGACGATGCCGAAAAGATCAGTACCGTAAAAGCAGCTGTTGACTATATAGAACAGGCTAAAGGTAAGGATCTATAA